Within the Flavobacterium sp. N502536 genome, the region CCAGTACAAATCTACCCGTAAAAATTGCCGGAACTTATACGGTGTACATCAGACCCAATTCAACCAATAAAGCAAAGTGCTCTTATGAGATTCCGAATATCAAAATTGAACATCAAGACTTAAATATTACCCACAAAATATCCAATTCAACTCTAAACTGTTTTGATGATACGGCTTCTATTGAAGTGACGGCAAACAACGTACGTTCCAATTATGTGTTTACTATTTATTCGGGGAATGAGGTTCTAAAAACCTCCGGAACAATTGCGGCTAACACCTATACATTTGACAATTTGAAATCTGGCGACTATGACATTCTGGTTACTACAACAGACGGATGCGAAGCTCATTATCCATTCACCATTACAGGTCCAAAAGCACTTACCGCCAGTACTCAAATTACCAAAGCTCCTACCTGTACACCTGCCGAGATTACGGTGACTGCCATAGGCGGAACACCTCCCTACACTTTTACGGTATTGGGCAATAATGCAAATGGTGAGGAATATCAAAAATATTATACCGGTTCTAGTCCAATGAGTATCCTGCTACCAAATCATAATTCACCTATGAATTATCGATTTTATGTCATAGACGCAAATAATTGCAAAAAAGTTTATGCAGGGTCATTCAACTATAATCCATTAGAGGCTTTGACTTTAAAAATAAATTCATCAAAAGACATCAAATGCAAAGGAAATTTAACGGGTGAGCTTTCGGCCCAGGCAAAAGGTGGTTTAGGCAACTATGTTTTTACGCTACTAGATCATGAAGGGCTTGAACTTCCCTTTAGTCCGACACAAACCACTCCGGGCAATTTTACTCAATTACCGGCCGGTTTGTATCAGGTTAGTGTTACGAGTGGTGACTGCGATCCGGTCATTGTTCCGATAGAAATAAAAGAACCCACACTTTCCCTTACCCACCGCGTAAAATATGATAATGTTACCTGCGCCGGTTTAGCCAATGTAACGATTGAAGTGGAAGCCAGCGGTGGGACCGGAAGAATTAAATATGCAATTTCGTCATTACCCAACCAGTTTTTTGATACAGGTATATTTAGAGGGATAAAAGCAGGAACCTATAATATTACTATTAAAGATGAAAATGATTGCCGCATTAATGACGTAATTACGATTATCGATCCGAAGCCAATACACGCTTCTGTAGTACAGGGCAGTATAAAACAAGAAATATGTATTGGAGAAAAAACAGCCGCTTTTAGTATTGACATATCGGGAGGAATTCCGCCCTATAAAACAAGTTTAGACAATCGCAATGGGACTTACACTCAGGATCAGCTAGATTTCGACAACCTTTCCGGAGGCAAACACACTGTATATATTCTGGATAAAAATAATTGTCAGTTTGAATTAGCAATCCTGCTCGATATTCCAACCATCGTTCTTAAACCCACTGCAAAGGTGAGCTATGATTGCGAAAATAATACTCCGGGAAACAAGGTTACTGTAAAGATCGACGCCAGTAATACCAATCCCTCTTTAATAAAGTATTCATTAAACGGAAAAGAACCTAAGCAGGACAGTAATATATTTCGCAATGTCCCCGCCGGAAATCATTTTGTAAAGGTAGAACATGCAAGTGGATGCAGTGAGGTTTCGCTCCTGTTTGCCGTTGATGAATCAAACCCTCCTTTGACGATTTCATTAAGTCAGGGAGGATTGAATGAAATCATTATAACAATAAAAGGAGGTTCTGGTTTTTATAACAGCCTTACCATCAATGATGAAGTTTTAAAATTTACAACTAAATATATTTATTACAAATCCGGAGATTACACGGCGACAGTTGTCGATAGTAATGGCTGTACCGCAACAGCAACTAAGTATTTTGAATTTATCGATATCATAGTTCCTAACATTTTTACTCCTAATGACAGTGGTATAAATGATGGCTGGAAACCATTAAGACAGGATAACTATCCCGATATCAGAATCCGAATCTACGATCGCTATGGTCGTGAAATATGTGTATTAAAACATGAAGAGTCCTGGGATGGAAAGTATGAAAGCGCCAACCTTCCCACCGGGGATTACTGGTATGTTTTAAAACTTAGAAATACCAGAGATGACCGGGAATTTATTGGAAATGTAACCCTTTACAGATAGTCTGTAATGTAACGTTTAAGTAATAAAAATAAGATGAAGAAAATTATAAACTGCTTCTTTTTGTTGAATGTAATGATCAATTACAGTCAAGAACTTAATGTACCTGTGGCTACTCAATATTTGGCAGATAATCCCTTTATTATTTCTCCTGGTTATGCCGGAATTGGCGATGATCTTAGGATTAATTTAAATGGTTATAAGCAATGGGTAGGTATAGAAAATGCCCCGCAAAATCAATCTTTTTATGCCGATCTTCGAATATTAGACAGATCCGGAATTGGGCTATCGTTGTATAATGATACTAATGGGAATGTCAGACAGGCAGGTGGCAAATTTACTTTTGCCCATCATCTTATTCTGGATTATTACTCAAAACAATATCTTTCTTTTGGTATTTCATACATTTACAATTCATTTAAAATCGATATCAGTAATAGTAAACCTGCTGAACCAGATCCTGATATAACCGATAATAGGTTTACATCCAATAATAATTTTGAGGTAGGTTTTTTGTATCGCAACAAAGGTTTTTATTTCAGCGCCAATATGACCAATATTTTACCAAAAAAATTAGATTCTTTTTCAAGTCCTGAACCCAAAGAACTGACCAACTATCAATTCTACACCGGATATGCTGTTCGTTTAGAAAACGAAACGGAGATCGAGCCCTCTATCTTTTACCAGTTGTATAAAAGTGATGGACGTTCTGTTACCGACCTGAATTTGAAATATCGAAAATTTAATCGGTATGATGATTATTACTGGGCAGGTATATCGTACCGATTTCTGAATGATCAAATAGGAAAACCATTAACGATCGGACCCATGATAGGCTTCAAAAAGGCTTATTTTACTTTAGGTTATTCCTATCAAATCATGATGAATGATTTATCACAATACAATTCTGGTACCCATTCGATATCTATCGGATTAAGGTTCTTTCAATCCATAAGCAATTGCCCTTGTACCCAAAAATATGTGCGCAATTAATAAAAAAAAGGTGAAAATGATACCTTTTTTGTCACAAAAAACTAAGGTTATTAATTTACTAAGGAATTGTCTATTTTTGATACAAACAGAATTATTTTACTCCTTTAAAACAAGATAACGTCCGCGGAAACTGACCATTTAAGTTCCGTGGCAAAATCGTGGCAAAAAAAACACTAAAAAACTTTTGCCACAAAATCGCACCAAAACACCTGTAAACAAAGAGGTTAAAAAGGTTAACGACTTGTTTTTTTGAGGCTATAATTT harbors:
- a CDS encoding type IX secretion system membrane protein PorP/SprF, which produces MKKIINCFFLLNVMINYSQELNVPVATQYLADNPFIISPGYAGIGDDLRINLNGYKQWVGIENAPQNQSFYADLRILDRSGIGLSLYNDTNGNVRQAGGKFTFAHHLILDYYSKQYLSFGISYIYNSFKIDISNSKPAEPDPDITDNRFTSNNNFEVGFLYRNKGFYFSANMTNILPKKLDSFSSPEPKELTNYQFYTGYAVRLENETEIEPSIFYQLYKSDGRSVTDLNLKYRKFNRYDDYYWAGISYRFLNDQIGKPLTIGPMIGFKKAYFTLGYSYQIMMNDLSQYNSGTHSISIGLRFFQSISNCPCTQKYVRN
- a CDS encoding T9SS type B sorting domain-containing protein, producing the protein MGYGYQDITADEIIFDGLNETNIRESFRNAPYLCYADVTNRLKEFGDPNGNYFVANVKATKGRRTLGSTSGWTLVIVYEDITQPSKKIVTFDGFVGVQRDANQGELTELNFTVDGFITPAGPEPVKATIGIVSQEGELAYLGDYLNIKTIGSNGKPVFKSIFNELNDVRNVFNSSITIPSAPLFTDSPVIPGAEYITKRSPSRLNTFGFDMDLININKGYLRNGQTSLDLQLTTAGDAYAVSLVTLAIDIVQPNIVIKQTVTNENNVEVKDNEVVNLGEYLKYKITFNNNGDDNAREVLIKNILPKNVIFNYPQDLTSLPNGVTVSSVVNYDANGNQISGYNPETRTIIFEVSDSLVNIDGAPSVIEFRVKVVSCITLDSDPNFEQSCDLNITNEVSTSFTGVVNQTHFNGDSGLIYNCENIDGKTNNILSNLLFCDKQSEALLCPPSTVLSATNGFESYNWSKNPSGIPVLQSGQTITVDAIGTYYVVCTPFANPLPNQACATLKEIIEVKPFIMSDLDPLGGAFGEKVICTANNAKQLTNFYLCPASPVKTINLNIPEGVSSITWEKSNCALIPGATCPDETTACQWDNLNNDNNRNYAITSEGQYRVILSYGTNCSAPFYFNVYDEIVPTATSENIFCQTAGNITVNSPAMGTGYEYSLDKINYQASTNLPVKIAGTYTVYIRPNSTNKAKCSYEIPNIKIEHQDLNITHKISNSTLNCFDDTASIEVTANNVRSNYVFTIYSGNEVLKTSGTIAANTYTFDNLKSGDYDILVTTTDGCEAHYPFTITGPKALTASTQITKAPTCTPAEITVTAIGGTPPYTFTVLGNNANGEEYQKYYTGSSPMSILLPNHNSPMNYRFYVIDANNCKKVYAGSFNYNPLEALTLKINSSKDIKCKGNLTGELSAQAKGGLGNYVFTLLDHEGLELPFSPTQTTPGNFTQLPAGLYQVSVTSGDCDPVIVPIEIKEPTLSLTHRVKYDNVTCAGLANVTIEVEASGGTGRIKYAISSLPNQFFDTGIFRGIKAGTYNITIKDENDCRINDVITIIDPKPIHASVVQGSIKQEICIGEKTAAFSIDISGGIPPYKTSLDNRNGTYTQDQLDFDNLSGGKHTVYILDKNNCQFELAILLDIPTIVLKPTAKVSYDCENNTPGNKVTVKIDASNTNPSLIKYSLNGKEPKQDSNIFRNVPAGNHFVKVEHASGCSEVSLLFAVDESNPPLTISLSQGGLNEIIITIKGGSGFYNSLTINDEVLKFTTKYIYYKSGDYTATVVDSNGCTATATKYFEFIDIIVPNIFTPNDSGINDGWKPLRQDNYPDIRIRIYDRYGREICVLKHEESWDGKYESANLPTGDYWYVLKLRNTRDDREFIGNVTLYR